Proteins found in one Zea mays cultivar B73 chromosome 1, Zm-B73-REFERENCE-NAM-5.0, whole genome shotgun sequence genomic segment:
- the LOC100272863 gene encoding uncharacterized protein LOC100272863 — MATLSSCSRLSSGTGAAAIHRQPARAGAVLVVTCRRSSSATVRAAAAATAAAPAAVELQNKGVSLPTWAEFELGRAPVYWKTSSGLPPSPGEGLTLFYNPAATKMAPNEVFGVAFNGGFNQPIMCGGEPRQMTLQERGKADPPIYTIRIRVPQHAVSLIFSFTNGAEWDGPYTLKFRVPKPWQNKPLSFFNEGLADELNREGACDLAIYPDENIAITSCAMDGYLEEGGDRCKLDIVSGCTDPSSDMFDPLATVDDGSCPLESDSEE; from the exons ATGGCCACGCTCTCCTCCTGCAGCCGCCTGAGTAGCGGCACCGGCGCCGCGGCCATCCACCGGCAGCCGGCCCGTGCTGGAGCCGTCCTCGTCGTCACCTGCAGGCGGAGCTCCTCCGCGACCGTCCGCGCCGCAGCCGCTGccacggcggcggcgccggcTGCCGTAGAGCTGCAGAACAAGGG GGTGTCGCTGCCGACGTGGGCGGAGTTCGAGCTCGGGCGGGCGCCGGTCTACTGGAAGACCAGCAGCGGCCTCCCGCCCTCGCCG GGCGAGGGGCTGACCCTGTTCTACAACCCGGCGGCGACGAAGATGGCCCCGAACGAGGTGTTCGGCGTGGCGTTCAACGGCGGCTTCAACCAGCCCATCATGTGCGGCGGAGAGCCGAGGCAGATGACGCTGCAGGAGCGGGGCAAAGCCGACCCGCCCATCTACACCATCAGGATACGCGTGCCGCAGCACG CCGtaagcttgatcttctccttcaccaACGGGGCCGAGTGGGACGGGCCGTACACGCTCAAGTTCAGGGTCCCCAAGCCATGGCAGAACAAGCCGCTGAGCTTCTTCAACGAG GGCCTGGCGGACGAACTCAACAGGGAGGGCGCCTGCGACCTGGCCATCTACCCGGACgagaacatcgccatcaccagctGCGCCATGGACGGCTACCTCGAGGAGGGG GGGGATCGGTGCAAGCTGGACATCGTGAGCGGATGCACGGACCCCAGCTCCGACATGTTCGACCCGCTGGCCACCGTCGACGACGGCTCCTGCCCCCTCGAGTCTGATTCCGAGGAATGA
- the LOC100283558 gene encoding DNA-directed RNA polymerases II, IV and V subunit 6A — protein MADDDYNEIDMGYEDEPPEPEIEEGAEEELENNEDAPDDVIGGEGEDKEQEKTKRERKTTKYMTKYERARILGTRALQISMNAPVMVELEGETDPLEIAMKELRARKIPFTIRRYLPDGSYEDWGVDELIVEDSWKRQVGGD, from the exons ATGGCGGACGACGATTACAACGAAATCGACATGGG CTATGAGGATGAGCCTCCAGAACCTGAGATTGAG GAAGGGGCCGAAGAAGAGCTTGAGAACAACGAAGATGCCCCTGATGATGTCATAGGTGGAGAGGGTGAAGATAaggaacaggaaaagaccaagcgTGAGCGCAAAACAACAAAATATATGACGAAGTATGAACGTGCGCGCATTCTTGGTACACGAGCCTTGCAGATAAG CATGAATGCTCCAGTCATGGTTGAGCTTGAGGGAGAAACTGACCCTCTTGAG ATTGCGATGAAGGAGCTTAGAGCGCGCAAGATACCCTTCACGATCAGACGGTACCTACCTGATGGAAG TTATGAAGACTGGGGAGTAGACGAGCTCATTGTGGAGGACTCCTGGAAACGCCAGGTTGGTGGAGACTGA
- the LOC103643632 gene encoding coatomer subunit beta-2, with protein MENTKPCSDFGMIMADLESENPVTNVAAMNRASELIAEGKLPEPQLLRRLISCLASNLEKPDHESAVKRKVHLTLEAIREAITSNRVNIESPARGEALHAIWCCFMDEGLRCLRQHESMVRMWTVQDQLAAVKTLCATFRRSPVNIKNIRCVTTFAALMLSPYTTVARACEDALLSLPSIPGFAFAIARAYCHIIIAMPPESSPEISSAAAVLGRLNQISMATVEGDHRGFGDLAMDVLGDALANRNLPVRKKALNLVASLLTPRNVCDVLGLLNSELVVAASANLQIEYRQMLEKAIRECHSAHPGSILEFTLDPKYAVFTDCIRYTMDIMNSNPLLRVQLLKGLLRMLRHVRSPPVCAAAVWIISVFSESPVEVDDAIAALSCLFKDLLDRRKIEKQILGSEMEDEYVLPTEYYGVTTARGAQGERQQRPWLVEMDELLFVRIGLTRQADGSYDIASSSKQSSSSARHADRPPSLELTDNLAFLVHSGDSLLADFVQDMLSELVVKAQSCSESV; from the coding sequence ATGGAGAACACCAAGCCATGCAGTGACTTCGGGATGATCATGGCTGATCTGGAGTCCGAGAACCCGGTTACTAATGTGGCTGCCATGAATCGTGCCTCGGAGTTGATTGCTGAAGGTAAACTCCCGGAACCCCAGCTTCTGCGCCGCCTAATCTCTTGTCTTGCTTCCAATCTGGAGAAGCCTGACCATGAATCTGCCGTCAAGAGGAAGGTTCACTTAACTCTAGAGGCAATCAGGGAGGCCATCACCAGCAACCGCGTGAACATAGAGTCCCCAGCTCGCGGTGAGGCTCTCCATGCCATCTGGTGCTGttttatggacgaaggccttcgcTGTCTTCGTCAGCACGAAAGTATGGTGAGGATGTGGACAGTCCAGGATCAACTGGCTGCCGTCAAAACGCTATGTGCCACCTTCCGTCGCTCGCCGGTAAACATCAAGAACATAAGGTGTGTCACAACCTTTGCCGCACTGATGCTGTCACCCTACACCACCGTGGCGCGCGCTTGTGAAGACGCCTTGCTCTCTTTGCCCTCTATTCCAGGATTTGCATTTGCCATTGCAAGAGCCTACTGCCATATTATCATAGCTATGCCACCGGAGTCATCGCCTGAGATAAGTAGCGCGGCTGCGGTTCTGGGCAGGCTGAACCAGATTAGCATGGCCACGGTGGAGGGCGACCACCGAGGGTTCGGTGATCTGGCCATGGATGTGCTAGGGGATGCTTTAGCAAATCGCAATCTTCCTGTTCGGAAGAAGGCTCTGAACCTGGTGGCGAGCCTCCTCACCCCAAGGAACGTCTGCGATGTTCTAGGGCTCCTCAACAGTGAGCTGGTCGTGGCAGCCTCCGCCAACCTCCAGATCGAGTACCGACAGATGCTGGAGAAGGCGATTAGAGAGTGCCATTCTGCTCATCCGGGGAGTATCCTAGAATTCACGCTAGATCCCAAGTATGCCGTGTTCACGGATTGTATCCGCTACACCATGGATATCATGAACAGCAACCCCTTGCTGCGAGTCCAGCTTCTGAAAGGTCTTCTAAGGATGCTCCGCCATGTCAGGTCACCGCCGGTGTGCGCCGCTGCTGTCTGGATCATCTCCGTCTTCTCTGAATCACCGGTAGAGGTCGACGACGCCATCGCTGCACTCTCGTGCCTCTTCAAGGACCTGCTGGACCGGCGAAAAATCGAGAAACAGATACTTGGGAGTGAAATGGAGGACGAATACGTACTCCCTACTGAATATTATGGCGTCACTACTGCACGAGGTGCGCAGGGAGAGCGCCAGCAGCGGCCATGGCTGGTGGAGATGGACGAACTGCTGTTTGTGCGCATAGGGCTCACACGGCAGGCAGATGGGAGCTACGACATTGCCTCGAGTTCCAAGCAGAGCAGTAGTAGTGCTCGTCACGCAGATAGGCCGCCGTCGTTGGAGCTTACAGACAATCTAGCATTCCTTGTGCATTCTGGAGATTCCCTCTTGGCGGATTTCGTGCAGGACATGCTGTCCGAGCTTGTAGTGAAGGCCCAGAGTTGCAGTGAGTCCGTTTGA